TTTGAGCGGATCCCCCGAAATCAAAGCCATGTCATGCTCTTCAAGATTGCCGTCATCGAGCAGCAGTTTTATATATTCCTTGCTCGCATACTTGAAATGATAATCGCAGTGACTGCATGTATTCAGATTCTTCTCGAGTTCCTTGACGTAAATCACCTCTCCGCATTCGGGACACTTAGTCCAGAGTCCTTCAGGAATGTCTTTCTTTGACTGCGATATGAGGCCTTCTCGCGACTTCCTAAACCACTCAACCATCGGAATTCCTTTCCCCTAAAGGGAGGACCATCACGACTGCATCCTCCGGTGGATTGCGGTAATACAACTTCCGTCGATACAATTCAGAGAATCTGTACTTATTGTAAAGGCTGATCGCCGCACTATTGGAAGCTCGCACATCGAGAAACATCGCATGACAGCCTGTGGCCTTTGCCTTTTCGATCAAGTGATCCATCATTTGCGTTCCGATACCATTGCCTCTCTGCTGCGGAGATGTCGCGATGTTCGTCAGATGAGCTTCGTCCGCAAACAGCATCAGACAGGCATAACCCACAAGTTCTCCCGACGCGTTCCTGGCAACCGGGCAGTATGTCATCTCGCTTTTGATGTCATCCTCGAATACCGACCTCGGCCATGCATCGGTGAATGTATCATTCTCAATCCTGCACACATCATCAAGGTCGTCGAAACTCATCTCAGAGATCTCTACTTGTATTGTTCTCGAAATTGATTTCCGCCTGTGAAAGTGTCATATAGTATGGCTCTGCGTCGTAATCCGAGTTCGCTTTGCCGTCAAACGTCCTCTCTGCCTCGCGGCAGACTGAGATCAGATTCGGCGTGCGCAGTTCAAGTGGGGCAGGTCTGAATCGATCTCTTATCACCGTGGCTGCCAGTTCAACAAATTTCTCGGCGCCTGATCCACAGACAAGACAGTCCCCGGAGACTTGTCCCACAATTGAATCGACCCCTCCCACATACGGCTCTGCCGCATCGCCTGAAGATGAATAAAACTGCAGATAGAACTCATCCCCTCTGCTGTGAATTGCAACAAGCAACGGATACGTCACATCCACAAGTGATGCCCTCATCGCAGCGAATGTGTCGACTGGTTGAACCGGGATTCCAACCGATACCCCCCACCCAAGAAGCCCCGCCATTCCGATTCTCAATCCGGTGAATGAGCCGGGACCGCTTACAACCGCAAGTAGATCGATCTCCCCACTCCCCAGATCGACCCGATCCAAAACGAATCCTATCCTGGGAAACAGCGGTTCAGAATGCCCGATCTCCTTCCACCTCTGAGCATACTCGTCACCACTTCCGGTGACTATGCCGATACCCAACTCAGTAGTAGAAGTATCTACCGCCAGAATATTCATATCCAAATATAGAAAATGCCAAAACGGATGTCAATTAAACACTATGAGGCAGACAGGCTCACTTGGGACAATAAATCCTTCGCTCATGGTCACTTAGAATTTCAAGATGGATGAGAATTGCCTCCGGTGGAATCGCTTGACTAATCCTGTCAGCCCATTCGATCAGGCAGATTCCCTTCTTGCTGGATGCGTACTCCTCGAAACCAAGATCATCCAGATCTGAGGGGCCATCGAGTCTATACCAGTCGAAATGGTAAATTTGGACATCTCCGGAGTAGATGTTCATCAGACTGAATGTGGGAGAACTTACGATACCGTTGTAACCGAGTCCTCGACAAATCCCGCGGATGAGCACAGTCTTGCCTGCTCCGAGTTCGCCTACAAGACCAACCACTAAACCGCCTGCAAGCTCTTTTGCCAGCCTCTCCCCCAGTTTCACCGTCTCTGAGGGACTGCTTGTGACTCTATCGAGTGTCACCAGATGATCACCGCCTCGGCTTGAGGGTCGCAACCGGAAGAATCATTTCATCCATCGATACACCACCATGCTGGAAAGTGTCAGCATACTTAGATTCATAATGATGGTACTGAGTAGGATAGACAAAGTAGTAGTCTTCTCGCGCGAAAATGTACGTGGTCGAAATCCCGAACTTAGGGAGGCGATATGTTGCAGGGTCCTTCACAAAGATGACTTCCTTTTGATTGCAATTAAGGTTGTCACCGTACTTGTAGCGCAGATTCGTCGATGCCTCCCTCTTTCCCCGGACCAGACTTGCACGCCCCGCGATCACTGAGCCGTGATCTGTCGTGACTACAACATGGCAATCAATTGTCGAAAGGTACTTGAGGATTTCGAACAGGGATGAATGCTCAAACCAGGATTTCATGACCGACCTGAACGCCGTCTCATTTGGAGCAAGCTCCTTGAGGATATCAGATTCGGATCGACCGTGAGCGAGAATATCGACGAAGTTGAAAACCATCGACATGAGTGGAGTATGCTGATAGGTCGATATCTTTCGTGCAAGATTGTCTCCCTCGGCGGCATCGAGGACCTTTGAGTACATCGGCTCGCCTTTAAGCTTGATCTTCTTTCTCTCAAGCTGAAGCTTCATGAGTTCCGGTTCGTGTTTGTTGAGCGAGGATTCCTCTGTAGCTCCTCTGCCCCATAAATCGGGATAGAGATCGTGAAGCTTATCGGGGAACTCCCCCAGGAAAATGGCATTTCGCGAGAATGGCGTAGCAGTCGGCAGTATCGAGCAATAGAAATCGAGATCTACGGTGAAGTACTCCTCGATGATCGGCTGAATAATCATCCACTGATCAAGGCGCATGCAGTCCACAACAATGAAAAACACCTGCCGATTCTGCTTTAAGTGCGGGATAACGTGCTGGGATACTACATCCACCGAAAGATCGGGGCGTTCTTTGCTCTTAAGCCATCTCGGATACATCTTCTCTATATACTTCGCGAATTCAGCGTTCCATTCCTTTCGCTGACCGGAATGCGTCTGTGCGAGTCCCACATCTCGGAACTCGCTGATTTCCAGCTCCCATGTCGACATTTGTCTATATGCATCGATCCAGTCAGACCAACCCATCGGATCAAGAAGCCTCTGGTTCATTCTGTTGAAAGACTGGACATAGTCCCTCGTCAAATGATCCCCGCGAATCTTCTTCGTGTCGAGAAGGCGCTTGATTACGAGAAGAACTTGAGATGGATTCACCGGCTTGGTAAGATAGTCGCTTATCTTCTTGCCGATTGCCTGCTCCATGAGATCCTCTTCTTCGCTCTTGGTGACCATTACGACCGGCAGGTTGGGCCGCAGTTCCTTGATTTCCTCGAGCGTGGAGAGGCCATCCCTGACCGGCATCATTTCATCGAGAAGCACCAGATCGAAATCTTCTTTTCCAACAATGGCGATAGCATCGTCACCAGATGAGACAGGAGTAACTTCGAATCCCTTCTCTCGAAGAAATATGATGTGTGCCTGAAGCTGTTCTATTTCGTCATCGACCCAAAGTATCCGCCTGCTCACGTCCCTGACATTCATGCTATTTCCTTTCGATTATGACTCTGCATTGCTGTCATCTGCCAACGGCAATTCAATTCTAAATGTCGTTCCATTGCCGAGCGAACTGTCCTTTACGAAGATATGGCCTCGATGGTACTCCTCGACAATTCTGTGAGCCAGAGTCAATCCAAGACCCCAGCCACGCTTCTTCGAGGTATATCCCGGTTGAAACACCTTCTTTACTTCGGCGGGGCTCATCCCACGACCATTGTCCACAACCTCGATACAAACGGTCTTCCCGTTATTGCATATATCAGATTTGATCTGAACCACGCCACTGACAGAGTCGCACGCTTCGAGTGCGTTCTTGATCAGATTCTCGAACACCCAGCTTATGAGCTCCCTGTTGACTTTCACAAACCTGCTGCTATATCTCTCAAATAAGATCTTGAGTCCATTTCCGCTGTGAGGAAGCCTCCGTCTGAAGTACTCCACTGCGTCCGACAGGATATCGTCCATATCGACGCTAGTCAGAGCCGGAGTGGAACCGATCAGCGAGAAACGATTCGCGATCCGTTCCAGGCGGTTTATATCGGCTTCCATCCTGCTAAGTATTTCCGCAGTCGGCAAGTCCTCAGATTCGCCTACATTCGGTTCCGCAGGAAGTCTTGATCGAAGAAGTTCCAGCCATCCCAGAAGCCCCGACAGTGGAGTCCCGAGTTGATGTGCCGTTTCCTTTGCCATGCCGACCCAGATGTTCCGTTGTTCAGAGCGCTTGATGTTGCGAAATCCCATGAAACCGACAAGTATGAATATTGCAATTACGCTGACCTCGACGAAAGGCATAAGCTGCAGTTGCCTGACAAGCTTAGGATCGCCGTAGAACATGCGATAAAACAGCCTGTTGTTGGACACGATTTCCACCGACCTCCCCTGAGCAGCAAGATCAGCCAGCACCGCCCTGACTTTCCTGAGCGATGCGCTATCAGCATCAGGGGCCATTCCGTCAGGAACGCCTTCCAGTTCTTTCCAGTATTGTGGCTCGAGGTCTGCGTCTGCGAATATTATGGGAAAACTGACCGAGCTAATTACGCGCTCGAAAATGAGATTCGTCGCGATACCCGAAGTTTCGTCATTGAGCGCGACCTGATACAGGCCGACATAAAGCTCTACATCCTGTCTCGTTTTCTCTTTGAGCTGATTGACAACGAGCTGTGTGTAGTATATGAAGACGATGGCTATGAAAATGACACCGAACAGCATAAACAGCTTGTACGGCAGCGGCACTGCTGCATAACCCGCGGGGAGTTTTCTGGCAAGGTAGAACCTCATCAAGTAATCTCTTCTACTCCTCCGAGATACGGTCGGAGGGCCTCGGGGACTCTGACTGTTCCCTTGCTGGTCTGATGGTTCTCGACAAGTGCGATCATTGTCCTCGGAAGTGCCAGCCCCGATCCGTTTAGCGTGTGCACAAAAAGTGACTTCCCACCGCCTTTGGGTTTGAATCTGATATTTGCCCGGCGCGCCTGAAAATCAGTGAAATTCGAACAGGACGACACTTCAAGATATTTATCGACACCTGCGGCGAAGACCTCAAGATCATAACATTTCGATGCCGCAAACGAAAGGTCACCTGTAGCAAGTGTTCTCACACGGTAGGGCAGCTCAAGCGCCTGAAGGACTGCCTCGGCGTATGTGACCAGATCCTCAAGAACATCCCACGACTTATCAGGGCGGGAGAACATCACCATCTCGATCTTGTCAAACTGATGGACACGTATCAGCCCGCGTGTATCCTTGCCGTGAGCGCCTGCCTCCTTGCGAAAGCACGGCGAATATGCGACATACTTCACAGGCAAGTCCTCTCCCGCGATTGTGTCGTCACGATGGATATTCGTGACGGGGACTTCGCCGGTGGGAATGAGATAAAGATTGGTATCCTCTACTCGATACATATCATCCGCAAGCTTCGGAATCTGACCGGTGCCGGTCATCGATTCATCAGTGGCGACAAACGGCGGAGAGACTTCGGTAAATCCGTGCTTTACGGTGTGCATGTCGAGCATGAAATTGATCAGCGCGCGCTCCAGACGAGCTCCTGAACCGGTGAAGAGAATGAACCCGGAACCGCTCACTTTGGCACCCGCCTGCAGATCGAACAGGCCGAGCCTCTCACCCAATTCCCAGTGTGGCGCCGGAGCGAAGTCAAAGACCGGTTTCTCACCCCACGAGCGAACATCGACGTTGAACGATTCATCGGGACCTATCGGCACTGACTCATGTGGTACATTGGGTATCCAGAGACGTTGCTGAAGCAACTTCTCTTCGACATCACGAATCGAATCATCCATCTCAGAGACACGCTTCGAAACATCTCGCATCCTTGTGATTGCTTCGGATGCATCTTCACCGGACTTCTTCTTCCTGCCGATCTCCTCGGTGACAGTGTTACGTAGCTCCTTAAGCTCCTGCACTGCCGTGGTCAACTCTCTTCTCTTCTGATCGAGATCAAGAAATGCGTCGACATCCGCCTTCTCATTCTTGTTCCTGACAGCTTCCTTTACCAGATCGCTGTTTTCGCGTATGAATTTGGCGTCGAGCATACCAACTCCTTATATCTTCTAACTCTCGAGGGGTTGCCGTGTCGGTGTAAATGTGGGCACGATTTCTCGTATCTTATCGACGACTTCCTCACGCTTCATCTCCAGGGCAAGGCCATGAAGCACTTCGATGTCATCGAGGAGTCTATCATTCTCCGAACCTGTAGTCTGCGCTATCATTATCTTCGGATGCATTGATGGCAGCATGCCTTCATCTTCGATAAAGAGCTCTTCATGCAGCTTTTCGCCAGGCCGCATGCCTATATATGTAATCTGAATATCCTCATTGGGTGTAAGTC
This window of the Candidatus Zixiibacteriota bacterium genome carries:
- the tsaE gene encoding tRNA (adenosine(37)-N6)-threonylcarbamoyltransferase complex ATPase subunit type 1 TsaE translates to MTLDRVTSSPSETVKLGERLAKELAGGLVVGLVGELGAGKTVLIRGICRGLGYNGIVSSPTFSLMNIYSGDVQIYHFDWYRLDGPSDLDDLGFEEYASSKKGICLIEWADRISQAIPPEAILIHLEILSDHERRIYCPK
- the serS gene encoding serine--tRNA ligase — encoded protein: MLDAKFIRENSDLVKEAVRNKNEKADVDAFLDLDQKRRELTTAVQELKELRNTVTEEIGRKKKSGEDASEAITRMRDVSKRVSEMDDSIRDVEEKLLQQRLWIPNVPHESVPIGPDESFNVDVRSWGEKPVFDFAPAPHWELGERLGLFDLQAGAKVSGSGFILFTGSGARLERALINFMLDMHTVKHGFTEVSPPFVATDESMTGTGQIPKLADDMYRVEDTNLYLIPTGEVPVTNIHRDDTIAGEDLPVKYVAYSPCFRKEAGAHGKDTRGLIRVHQFDKIEMVMFSRPDKSWDVLEDLVTYAEAVLQALELPYRVRTLATGDLSFAASKCYDLEVFAAGVDKYLEVSSCSNFTDFQARRANIRFKPKGGGKSLFVHTLNGSGLALPRTMIALVENHQTSKGTVRVPEALRPYLGGVEEIT
- a CDS encoding HAMP domain-containing histidine kinase translates to MRFYLARKLPAGYAAVPLPYKLFMLFGVIFIAIVFIYYTQLVVNQLKEKTRQDVELYVGLYQVALNDETSGIATNLIFERVISSVSFPIIFADADLEPQYWKELEGVPDGMAPDADSASLRKVRAVLADLAAQGRSVEIVSNNRLFYRMFYGDPKLVRQLQLMPFVEVSVIAIFILVGFMGFRNIKRSEQRNIWVGMAKETAHQLGTPLSGLLGWLELLRSRLPAEPNVGESEDLPTAEILSRMEADINRLERIANRFSLIGSTPALTSVDMDDILSDAVEYFRRRLPHSGNGLKILFERYSSRFVKVNRELISWVFENLIKNALEACDSVSGVVQIKSDICNNGKTVCIEVVDNGRGMSPAEVKKVFQPGYTSKKRGWGLGLTLAHRIVEEYHRGHIFVKDSSLGNGTTFRIELPLADDSNAES
- the tsaB gene encoding tRNA (adenosine(37)-N6)-threonylcarbamoyltransferase complex dimerization subunit type 1 TsaB: MDMNILAVDTSTTELGIGIVTGSGDEYAQRWKEIGHSEPLFPRIGFVLDRVDLGSGEIDLLAVVSGPGSFTGLRIGMAGLLGWGVSVGIPVQPVDTFAAMRASLVDVTYPLLVAIHSRGDEFYLQFYSSSGDAAEPYVGGVDSIVGQVSGDCLVCGSGAEKFVELAATVIRDRFRPAPLELRTPNLISVCREAERTFDGKANSDYDAEPYYMTLSQAEINFENNTSRDL
- the rimI gene encoding ribosomal protein S18-alanine N-acetyltransferase; this encodes MSFDDLDDVCRIENDTFTDAWPRSVFEDDIKSEMTYCPVARNASGELVGYACLMLFADEAHLTNIATSPQQRGNGIGTQMMDHLIEKAKATGCHAMFLDVRASNSAAISLYNKYRFSELYRRKLYYRNPPEDAVVMVLPLGERNSDG
- a CDS encoding bifunctional response regulator/alkaline phosphatase family protein — its product is MNVRDVSRRILWVDDEIEQLQAHIIFLREKGFEVTPVSSGDDAIAIVGKEDFDLVLLDEMMPVRDGLSTLEEIKELRPNLPVVMVTKSEEEDLMEQAIGKKISDYLTKPVNPSQVLLVIKRLLDTKKIRGDHLTRDYVQSFNRMNQRLLDPMGWSDWIDAYRQMSTWELEISEFRDVGLAQTHSGQRKEWNAEFAKYIEKMYPRWLKSKERPDLSVDVVSQHVIPHLKQNRQVFFIVVDCMRLDQWMIIQPIIEEYFTVDLDFYCSILPTATPFSRNAIFLGEFPDKLHDLYPDLWGRGATEESSLNKHEPELMKLQLERKKIKLKGEPMYSKVLDAAEGDNLARKISTYQHTPLMSMVFNFVDILAHGRSESDILKELAPNETAFRSVMKSWFEHSSLFEILKYLSTIDCHVVVTTDHGSVIAGRASLVRGKREASTNLRYKYGDNLNCNQKEVIFVKDPATYRLPKFGISTTYIFAREDYYFVYPTQYHHYESKYADTFQHGGVSMDEMILPVATLKPRR